A DNA window from Pseudomonas wuhanensis contains the following coding sequences:
- a CDS encoding non-ribosomal peptide synthetase, whose product MHDQIENIYSLTPLQKGLLYHEAYAPESRVYYQQMNIGLAGDLDLNAFRQAWLALMQRHAVLRTAFLWEELDDAYQVILKEVDLPLREVDLRGNPQGLTALAAEDHAQAFELGAAPLMRLTLARLDDVNGQAQWSLVWTHHHLLLDGWSVGSLLADWRDLYRAARRGQNAALETVRPFQDYVAYLSERPSADEFWRSRLADFAHTTRIPELDPRGLLVDHVEAHLPCTEHQRVLDAVTTARLTSFARDNNLTVNTLLQAAYAYLLGRHNGSDEALIGVTVAGRPQRLSGVERMVGLFINTLPLRVRWDDAPTVGQWLAGIQDWNAEMREHEHTPLASLRALTALPPGGELFEAIMVFENFPFPRELDQIDDGLVGLPDAEHSAPLRHTGGRNNYPMSLIASMESECLQLHLVHQRKRLSDAAGARLLQQLVTLIEELSRDANRPLTDVPLCPPQELSLTRTWGNGAPLELPEAALHELIAAQARRHPEREAVRDANGALSYGELLEASTGLASALRQRGLQPGDRVALALPRCNDAVVSLLAVMQAGGCFLPLDLGQPASRLSALMASAEVNFIIGAPTFDTASAQVIDASARATGIDLPAVDQQACAYVIYTSGSTGTPKGVRLSHRAIVAYVTGILAELGCAEAEQPWRHALLSTLAADLGYTQLFGALVSGGSLLLVDDDTRADPNALAQCFAEFTPDLVKLTPNHLHGLLAAHPDASLLPRRALLLGGEALQGALLDTIRALRPELAVYNHYGPTESAVGICLSRIDSPLACVQPLGHPQPNRQLRVLDKHGHPVPVGVPGELWVGGEGLAMDYLGDPTQTAARFTAIADLPRAYRTGDRVRWLESGELAFLGRVDNQIKLRGYRIELGEVEAQIKRLSSNLQQVLVRVVQPANEAPRLVAWLVASTSMSADKLRHDLALRVPDYMVPSDFIALDAIPLNANGKPDIARLPLPDAPASQDNYEAPRDAVEIAFAEIWQDVLRVERVGIHDNFFALGGDSILNLQIIARAHQRGMKLTPKQLFENRTIAEISAVISQGANYSRDTSSAARNVPLTPGQHARLEAGPLTADWRCVAMNAPITVEVLNRAVLALQQQHRALQLGLARQADGTWAQTLPATPKPVSASRQPLNLDDSNALTELAETTLAGLDHAAGEGWHACLSEQGDAVLLVSHALRLDAASWALLMTDLTLAVAQAQYDRAIELPRHGGNLDEWAEHQNSYAADEDGLESAWEYWLQYAGETLPPTPPQNTVATETRVQIPAPLNARLNLLQRRSHAPWASLVATAVAAELAQQSAGQDVWLSLDRGRCERARLPLTSPLSRTDFNPATVIGALSHAVPLRLTVTPCASAAQLLAQVDAQLAAAPHAGDDYGVLRYLADNDYLRDPLLSLPQPTVHIIMAGEWQASEGPLGEVIAASAPTDAAGVTVSVSLQQGQLQIDCRGPGAERWAEALEQRLNLLAADAEQAIPGAHTFPLCHAAGHDLTTLGAHFDWAGIDDLLPLSPMQEGMLLHTLLRPNSGIYLMQQRYRWDGELDRTAIEYAWEQQLARHPMLRTGFWWQDGKAALQCVYHETDPAFAWYDWRGLDVAARQRQLDAVLDAECRQGFDMRRPPLTFLRVFQVADQEFLIVRSFHHILTDAWCFGLLMADLFAHYQARVLGQPVARPLLPSFSNYIHWLQCQDTSVTEQFWTRELAGFSAPTPLVVDRPAVTEQAVEAVANLDVTLSIADTRALTALCQQHQLTPNTWIQGAWALLLSRYSGSDDVLFGVTVSGRPTDLPGVEDIVGLFINSLPLRVKVDDSQCVVPWLQALFAHNFELRAYEHAPLVDIQRWSEIEHGRSLFDSLVVFENAPFDAGLSDRQVDFNVDIYEDRVHTNYPMTVVLYPGDRLGIRLTYDAARFDADTVQRMLGHLRQLLTQMVAQPDAPLSSLSLLTPEERQTLLVDWNRSELEFPLDQTYAELFARQVAMHPQRIAAVCGADSLSYAELDQRSNRLARALIETGAGRDTLVALAGERGLPLLSMMIAVLKAGAAYLPLDIKHPPQRLSEILELSGATILLTSESADAVIDPALAACAETPRRLRTETLWLAGDATPLLMAGSPDDLAYVIFTSGSTGMPKGAMVEQRGMLNNIFGKVPTLGLSSADRIAQTASPAFDISVWQFLAAPILGATVHILPDVIAHDPERLLEALENEQLSVLEAVPTMIRALLDLAHTDTQLSALRWLLPTGEALPPVLAQAWLSRFAHVPLMNAYGPAECSDDVAFHPLTSVPSEGGNAMPIGRPTANNHLYLVDAALRPVPVGVPGEICVGGVGVGRGYLNDPEKTQAAFVAHPFEPGARFYRTGDLGRWRADGVIEFLGRRDQQVKIRGHRIELGEIEDHLGRHPAVQAVVVIVNADQRGDLQLVAYWTGDDTPVAELREWLSQRLPSYMVPAHWQQLEALPQNANGKVDRKLLTARTLDNCDQSLRRSLSTETEQQLGAIWAQILNVAAIGADDNFFALGGHSLLATLVVSRIRSQLAVDLPLRAVFDHPVLENLARAIDGARLQATPMALPSITRADRSQPLPLSFAQQRLWFLEQLNPGSSGFNIPFALTLTGALNVEALRLAFEQLIARHEVLRSTVHSDHGEPWQRIEAAQEFALPVTDLQHVSAQEQEPAIQVQLAEVFGQPFDLTQAPLIRARLLQLDAQTHVLAIAMHHIAVDAWSIAQLVDQLATDYTGFGTAAARIAPPTLQYADFAVWQRTHLPGPVWQQQLAYWRQQLQASPAPLLLPGAQTREHGGCARHRSRLPASLARAIGELAAAREASPFMLLHSALNVLLHQQTGREDLLVGTDIANRHQQQTEDMVGFFVNQLVLRCRVTPEQTFDELLSDARRVALDAFAHQDLPFDALVADLLPQRDARYTPFFQVKLVVQNTRQQDLQLPGLAISERALEPQASDVDLLINVVDDGEGLLVVYDYDTGRYASAYIELLDSLFVCLLEQLALDADTSVAQLLQPLNQLQQTRRDQAQAALREAGSARQSTLGQARRRSVVKDAEQ is encoded by the coding sequence ATGCATGACCAAATCGAAAACATCTATTCGCTGACACCCCTGCAAAAAGGCCTGCTGTACCACGAGGCTTATGCGCCGGAGTCCCGGGTCTATTACCAGCAGATGAACATCGGGCTGGCCGGTGACCTCGACCTCAATGCTTTCCGTCAGGCCTGGCTGGCCTTGATGCAACGCCACGCGGTGTTGCGCACGGCGTTCCTCTGGGAAGAGCTGGACGACGCCTATCAGGTCATTCTCAAGGAAGTCGACTTGCCGCTGCGCGAAGTCGACTTGCGCGGCAACCCGCAAGGGCTGACGGCATTGGCGGCGGAAGATCACGCACAGGCTTTCGAGCTGGGCGCGGCCCCGCTGATGCGTTTGACCCTGGCGCGACTGGACGATGTGAACGGACAAGCGCAGTGGTCGCTGGTGTGGACCCACCATCACCTGTTGCTCGATGGCTGGAGCGTTGGTTCGTTGCTGGCGGACTGGCGCGATCTGTACCGCGCCGCACGACGCGGGCAAAACGCCGCGCTGGAGACCGTGCGTCCGTTCCAGGATTACGTGGCATACCTCAGCGAACGTCCTTCGGCCGATGAGTTCTGGCGCAGCCGTCTGGCAGACTTCGCCCACACCACCCGCATACCCGAATTGGACCCACGCGGTCTGCTTGTCGATCACGTGGAAGCGCACCTGCCCTGCACCGAGCATCAGCGTGTGCTGGATGCCGTCACCACCGCTCGCCTGACCAGCTTCGCCCGCGACAACAACCTGACCGTCAACACGTTGCTGCAAGCGGCTTACGCTTATCTGCTTGGCCGCCATAACGGCAGCGACGAAGCCCTGATCGGCGTCACTGTGGCCGGCCGTCCGCAGCGCCTGAGCGGTGTCGAGCGCATGGTCGGTCTGTTCATCAACACCTTGCCGTTGCGGGTGCGCTGGGACGATGCGCCAACCGTTGGTCAATGGCTGGCGGGCATCCAGGACTGGAACGCCGAGATGCGCGAACACGAACACACACCGCTGGCCAGTTTGCGGGCATTGACCGCGCTGCCGCCTGGTGGCGAGTTGTTTGAAGCGATCATGGTGTTCGAAAACTTCCCGTTCCCTCGGGAGCTCGATCAGATCGACGACGGTCTCGTCGGGTTGCCGGATGCCGAACACTCCGCGCCTTTGCGCCACACGGGTGGGCGCAACAACTACCCGATGTCGCTGATTGCTTCGATGGAAAGCGAATGCTTGCAGTTGCATCTGGTGCATCAGCGCAAACGCTTGTCCGATGCCGCTGGTGCGCGCCTGTTGCAGCAATTGGTGACGCTGATCGAGGAACTGAGCCGCGACGCCAATCGACCACTGACCGATGTACCGCTGTGCCCGCCGCAGGAACTGAGCCTGACTCGCACCTGGGGCAACGGTGCACCCCTCGAATTGCCTGAGGCTGCGCTGCATGAACTGATCGCCGCCCAGGCCCGCCGTCACCCCGAGCGTGAAGCCGTGCGCGACGCCAACGGCGCCTTGAGTTATGGCGAACTGCTTGAAGCTTCGACCGGACTGGCCAGCGCGTTGCGTCAGCGCGGCCTGCAACCGGGTGATCGCGTGGCGCTGGCCCTGCCCCGTTGCAACGACGCAGTGGTTTCGCTGCTGGCAGTGATGCAGGCCGGCGGCTGCTTCCTGCCGCTGGACCTCGGCCAACCGGCCTCGCGCCTGAGTGCGTTGATGGCCAGTGCCGAAGTGAACTTCATCATCGGCGCGCCGACCTTCGACACCGCCTCTGCACAAGTGATCGACGCCTCGGCTCGCGCCACCGGCATCGACCTGCCAGCGGTGGATCAACAGGCTTGCGCCTATGTGATCTACACCTCCGGCTCCACCGGTACGCCGAAAGGCGTGCGCCTGTCTCATCGCGCCATCGTCGCCTATGTCACTGGCATTCTCGCGGAATTGGGTTGCGCCGAGGCTGAACAACCGTGGCGCCATGCGCTGCTGTCGACCCTGGCGGCGGACCTCGGTTACACCCAGTTATTCGGCGCTCTGGTCAGCGGTGGCAGCCTTCTGCTGGTGGATGACGACACCCGTGCCGACCCGAACGCCCTGGCACAGTGCTTCGCCGAATTCACCCCGGATCTGGTCAAGCTCACCCCCAACCACCTGCACGGTTTGCTCGCCGCTCACCCCGACGCCAGCCTGCTGCCGCGCCGCGCCTTGTTACTCGGCGGCGAAGCACTGCAAGGTGCATTACTGGATACGATCCGGGCGCTGCGCCCGGAACTCGCGGTCTACAACCACTACGGCCCGACCGAAAGTGCCGTGGGCATTTGCCTGTCACGCATCGACTCGCCACTGGCCTGTGTGCAGCCGCTCGGCCATCCGCAACCGAACCGCCAACTGCGGGTCCTCGACAAACACGGTCACCCCGTGCCGGTCGGCGTGCCGGGCGAACTGTGGGTGGGCGGCGAAGGCCTGGCCATGGACTACCTCGGCGATCCAACGCAAACCGCCGCACGCTTCACGGCCATTGCCGACCTGCCCCGCGCCTACCGTACCGGTGACCGTGTGCGTTGGCTGGAATCCGGCGAACTGGCGTTCCTCGGGCGCGTCGACAACCAGATCAAGTTGCGCGGCTATCGCATCGAACTGGGCGAAGTCGAAGCACAGATCAAACGCCTGTCGAGCAACCTCCAGCAAGTGCTGGTGCGCGTGGTGCAACCGGCCAACGAGGCGCCACGCCTGGTCGCCTGGCTGGTGGCAAGCACCTCCATGTCCGCCGACAAGCTGCGCCATGACCTGGCCCTGCGCGTGCCGGATTACATGGTGCCGTCGGACTTCATCGCGCTGGATGCCATTCCGCTGAACGCCAACGGCAAACCGGACATCGCACGCCTGCCATTGCCCGATGCCCCGGCCAGCCAGGACAATTACGAGGCCCCGCGAGATGCGGTGGAAATCGCCTTCGCCGAGATCTGGCAGGATGTGTTGCGGGTCGAACGCGTGGGCATTCACGACAACTTCTTCGCCCTGGGCGGCGATTCGATTCTCAACCTGCAGATCATCGCTCGCGCCCACCAGCGCGGCATGAAGCTGACGCCCAAGCAGTTGTTCGAAAACCGCACCATCGCCGAAATTTCTGCGGTGATCAGCCAAGGGGCGAACTACAGCCGCGATACGTCCAGTGCTGCGCGCAATGTGCCGCTGACACCAGGTCAGCACGCTCGGCTCGAAGCCGGCCCACTGACAGCGGACTGGCGCTGCGTGGCCATGAATGCACCGATCACCGTCGAGGTGTTGAACCGCGCCGTGTTGGCCCTGCAACAGCAACACCGTGCGCTGCAACTGGGTCTGGCCCGGCAGGCGGACGGCACTTGGGCGCAAACCCTGCCCGCCACGCCTAAACCGGTCAGCGCCAGCCGTCAGCCACTGAACCTCGATGACTCGAACGCATTGACCGAACTGGCCGAAACCACCCTGGCCGGGCTGGATCACGCGGCGGGCGAAGGCTGGCATGCCTGTCTTTCGGAACAGGGCGACGCTGTGCTGTTGGTGAGCCATGCACTGCGCCTGGATGCGGCCTCCTGGGCATTACTGATGACGGACTTGACGCTGGCCGTGGCTCAAGCGCAATACGACCGTGCGATCGAGTTGCCGCGTCACGGCGGCAATCTGGATGAATGGGCCGAGCATCAGAACAGCTACGCAGCCGATGAAGACGGGCTGGAATCGGCCTGGGAATACTGGCTGCAATACGCTGGCGAAACCCTGCCACCAACCCCGCCGCAGAACACCGTGGCAACTGAAACCCGCGTGCAGATCCCGGCGCCGCTCAACGCTCGCCTGAACCTGCTGCAACGGCGCAGCCATGCGCCCTGGGCCTCGTTGGTCGCCACAGCAGTCGCTGCGGAGCTGGCGCAGCAAAGTGCCGGGCAAGATGTTTGGCTGAGCCTGGATCGCGGCCGCTGCGAGCGCGCACGCCTGCCGCTCACCAGCCCCCTGAGCCGCACCGATTTCAACCCGGCCACGGTGATCGGTGCCCTGAGCCACGCGGTCCCCCTGCGTCTGACCGTGACACCTTGCGCCAGCGCTGCGCAGTTGCTCGCACAGGTCGATGCGCAACTGGCCGCCGCACCGCACGCCGGTGACGATTACGGTGTGCTGCGTTACCTCGCTGATAACGACTACCTGCGTGATCCCCTGCTGAGCCTGCCGCAGCCGACGGTGCATATCATCATGGCCGGCGAATGGCAGGCATCCGAAGGACCGCTGGGCGAGGTCATTGCCGCCAGCGCGCCTACTGATGCTGCCGGGGTGACCGTGTCTGTCAGCCTGCAACAAGGTCAGTTGCAGATCGATTGCCGTGGTCCGGGCGCCGAACGCTGGGCCGAGGCGCTGGAACAGCGTCTGAACTTGCTGGCCGCCGACGCCGAGCAAGCCATTCCCGGCGCTCATACGTTCCCGTTGTGCCACGCAGCCGGACACGACCTCACAACCCTGGGCGCACACTTCGACTGGGCCGGCATCGATGACTTGCTGCCCCTGTCGCCAATGCAGGAAGGCATGCTGCTGCACACCCTGCTGCGTCCCAACAGCGGCATTTATCTGATGCAGCAACGTTATCGCTGGGACGGCGAACTGGACCGCACCGCCATCGAATACGCCTGGGAGCAACAACTGGCCCGGCACCCGATGCTGCGCACCGGTTTCTGGTGGCAAGACGGCAAGGCCGCGCTGCAATGCGTCTACCACGAGACCGACCCGGCATTCGCCTGGTACGACTGGCGTGGCCTCGACGTAGCCGCTCGCCAGCGCCAACTGGACGCGGTGCTGGACGCCGAATGCCGTCAGGGTTTCGACATGCGTCGCCCGCCGCTGACCTTCCTTCGGGTGTTCCAGGTGGCCGATCAGGAATTCCTGATCGTGCGCAGCTTCCATCACATTCTGACCGATGCCTGGTGCTTCGGTCTGTTGATGGCCGACCTGTTCGCCCACTACCAGGCGCGGGTACTGGGTCAGCCCGTGGCCCGTCCGTTACTGCCATCGTTCAGCAACTACATCCATTGGCTGCAATGCCAGGATACGTCCGTTACCGAACAGTTCTGGACCCGCGAACTGGCCGGTTTCAGCGCGCCGACGCCGCTGGTGGTGGATCGCCCGGCCGTCACCGAGCAAGCAGTCGAAGCGGTGGCCAACCTTGACGTCACCCTGTCGATTGCCGACACCCGCGCACTGACCGCCTTGTGCCAACAGCACCAACTCACGCCCAACACCTGGATTCAGGGCGCCTGGGCGTTGCTGTTGTCGCGCTACAGCGGCAGCGACGACGTGCTGTTCGGCGTCACGGTGTCGGGCCGTCCGACCGATTTGCCGGGCGTGGAAGACATTGTCGGGCTGTTCATCAACAGCCTGCCGCTGCGGGTCAAGGTTGACGACTCACAATGCGTGGTGCCGTGGCTGCAAGCGCTGTTCGCCCATAACTTCGAGTTGCGTGCCTACGAACATGCGCCGCTGGTGGACATTCAACGCTGGAGTGAAATCGAGCACGGTCGTTCGCTGTTCGACAGCCTGGTGGTGTTCGAAAACGCCCCCTTCGATGCCGGCCTGTCGGATCGTCAGGTGGACTTCAACGTCGACATCTATGAAGACCGCGTGCACACCAACTACCCGATGACCGTGGTGCTTTACCCGGGTGATCGTCTGGGCATTCGCCTGACCTACGATGCCGCGCGTTTTGACGCCGACACCGTGCAGCGCATGCTCGGCCACCTGCGTCAGTTGCTGACGCAAATGGTTGCCCAGCCTGACGCACCACTGAGCTCGTTGTCGCTGCTCACGCCCGAGGAACGCCAGACCCTGCTGGTGGACTGGAACCGCAGTGAGCTCGAGTTCCCGCTGGACCAGACCTACGCCGAGCTGTTCGCCCGGCAAGTGGCGATGCATCCGCAACGCATCGCTGCCGTATGTGGCGCCGACAGCCTGAGCTACGCCGAGCTGGATCAGCGCTCGAACCGCCTGGCCCGTGCGCTGATCGAAACCGGCGCGGGTCGTGACACCCTGGTGGCCCTGGCCGGTGAACGCGGCCTGCCGCTGCTGAGCATGATGATCGCCGTGCTCAAGGCTGGCGCAGCCTATTTGCCGTTGGACATCAAGCATCCGCCACAGCGCCTGAGCGAGATTCTCGAACTGTCCGGGGCAACGATTCTGTTGACCAGTGAAAGTGCCGACGCGGTCATCGACCCGGCACTGGCCGCGTGCGCTGAGACACCGCGACGCCTGCGCACCGAAACCCTGTGGCTGGCCGGTGACGCAACACCACTGCTGATGGCGGGCAGCCCTGACGACCTGGCCTATGTGATATTCACCTCGGGTTCCACCGGCATGCCCAAAGGCGCGATGGTCGAGCAACGGGGCATGCTCAACAACATCTTTGGCAAGGTGCCGACGCTGGGCCTGTCAAGCGCGGACCGGATTGCCCAGACCGCTTCCCCGGCGTTCGACATTTCGGTCTGGCAGTTCCTCGCCGCGCCGATCCTCGGCGCCACCGTGCATATCTTGCCGGACGTGATTGCCCACGACCCCGAGCGCCTGCTGGAAGCGCTGGAGAACGAACAACTGTCGGTGCTCGAAGCCGTGCCGACGATGATCCGCGCCCTGCTCGACCTCGCCCATACCGACACGCAACTGTCGGCACTGCGCTGGCTGCTGCCGACCGGTGAAGCCCTGCCGCCGGTATTGGCTCAGGCATGGCTGAGCCGCTTTGCCCATGTGCCGTTGATGAATGCCTACGGCCCGGCGGAGTGTTCGGACGACGTGGCTTTCCACCCGCTGACCAGCGTGCCGAGCGAAGGCGGCAACGCGATGCCAATTGGCCGGCCGACCGCCAACAACCATCTGTACCTGGTGGACGCAGCATTGCGTCCGGTGCCGGTGGGCGTACCGGGGGAAATCTGCGTCGGTGGCGTCGGCGTCGGTCGTGGTTACCTGAACGATCCGGAGAAAACCCAGGCCGCGTTCGTCGCGCACCCGTTCGAACCCGGCGCGCGTTTCTACCGTACCGGTGACCTGGGGCGCTGGCGTGCAGACGGGGTGATCGAGTTCCTCGGTCGCCGCGACCAGCAGGTGAAAATTCGTGGTCACCGTATCGAACTGGGAGAAATCGAAGATCACCTCGGTCGTCATCCCGCGGTGCAAGCGGTGGTCGTGATCGTCAACGCCGACCAGCGTGGCGACCTGCAACTGGTCGCCTACTGGACCGGCGACGACACACCGGTGGCCGAACTGCGCGAGTGGCTGAGCCAACGCCTGCCGTCGTACATGGTGCCGGCCCATTGGCAACAGCTGGAGGCATTGCCGCAGAACGCCAACGGCAAGGTCGACCGCAAACTGCTGACCGCACGGACGCTGGACAACTGTGACCAGAGTCTTCGACGCTCGCTGAGCACAGAGACCGAGCAGCAACTGGGCGCGATCTGGGCCCAGATTCTCAACGTGGCGGCGATCGGCGCCGACGACAACTTCTTCGCCCTCGGCGGGCACTCGTTGCTGGCAACGCTGGTGGTTTCGCGGATCCGCAGCCAGCTCGCGGTGGACCTGCCGCTGCGTGCGGTGTTCGATCACCCGGTACTGGAAAACCTGGCGCGCGCCATCGACGGCGCGCGCTTGCAGGCAACGCCTATGGCCCTGCCTTCGATTACTCGGGCAGACCGTTCGCAGCCGTTGCCGCTGTCGTTTGCCCAACAGCGTCTGTGGTTCCTGGAGCAGTTGAACCCTGGCTCCAGCGGCTTCAATATTCCGTTCGCCCTGACCTTGACCGGGGCACTGAATGTCGAAGCCCTGCGCCTGGCGTTCGAGCAGTTGATCGCCCGTCATGAGGTGCTGCGCAGCACCGTGCACAGCGATCACGGTGAACCCTGGCAGCGGATCGAAGCGGCGCAGGAATTTGCTCTGCCGGTCACCGATCTGCAGCATGTCTCGGCACAGGAACAGGAACCGGCCATCCAGGTGCAATTGGCTGAGGTCTTCGGCCAGCCGTTCGACTTGACCCAGGCGCCGTTGATTCGTGCACGATTGCTGCAACTGGACGCGCAGACCCACGTACTGGCCATCGCCATGCACCACATTGCCGTGGACGCCTGGTCCATTGCACAACTGGTGGATCAACTGGCCACGGACTACACCGGTTTTGGCACCGCCGCTGCCCGCATCGCCCCCCCGACCCTGCAATACGCTGACTTCGCCGTGTGGCAACGCACGCACCTGCCGGGTCCGGTCTGGCAGCAACAACTGGCCTATTGGCGCCAGCAGTTGCAAGCCAGCCCGGCGCCGCTGTTGTTGCCGGGCGCTCAGACCCGCGAGCATGGCGGTTGTGCACGTCATCGCAGTCGCCTGCCCGCATCGCTGGCCCGGGCCATCGGCGAGTTGGCGGCGGCCCGCGAGGCTTCGCCGTTCATGCTGTTGCACAGTGCGCTGAACGTGTTGCTGCATCAGCAGACCGGACGTGAAGACCTGCTGGTGGGCACCGACATCGCCAACCGTCATCAGCAACAGACCGAAGACATGGTTGGCTTCTTCGTCAACCAGTTGGTGCTGCGTTGCCGCGTGACGCCCGAGCAGACATTTGATGAACTGCTGAGCGATGCCCGACGTGTGGCGCTGGATGCCTTTGCCCATCAGGACTTGCCGTTCGATGCGCTGGTAGCCGACCTGCTGCCGCAGCGGGACGCGCGGTACACACCGTTCTTCCAGGTCAAACTGGTGGTGCAGAACACCCGTCAACAGGACCTGCAATTGCCAGGTCTGGCGATCAGCGAGCGAGCGCTGGAGCCACAGGCTTCGGATGTGGACCTGCTGATCAATGTCGTGGATGACGGCGAAGGGCTTTTGGTGGTGTACGACTACGACACCGGGCGTTACGCCAGTGCCTACATCGAACTGCTCGACAGCCTGTTCGTCTGCCTGCTGGAGCAACTCGCCCTGGACGCCGACACCAGCGTCGCCCAGTTGCTGCAGCCACTCAATCAACTGCAACAGACCCGTCGCGACCAGGCTCAAGCCGCGCTGCGTGAAGCCGGCAGCGCGCGTCAGAGCACCCTGGGCCAAGCCCGTCGCCGCAGTGTCGTGAAGGATGCCGAACAATGA